One window from the genome of Ferrimicrobium sp. encodes:
- a CDS encoding S53 family peptidase, protein MMMQRKQAKGGPVTACVRFFLASLLGIGFILLPHAHPAMELINQRGASGTMTVQFDVVLKPRDQRQLFAAAWLRSQQPPGSYLTPAQFGQRYAPTPAKQDLVSDYFQDYGLVTGAPWAGGLVMPVAGTVADASAALGVAFDQVHLSGGRSVVVADAYPKLPEAIDDLVDGVTGLFANGYFPVTPKGVRANRSLTCSGLSQKNTPSGGFSPAVVAKYYHLSRARLPHPVTVGIAEFGSVTPSLDQSIARFARCLGEPVHLATVAVDGGSDNTSYAHLEEMALDIETLIAYAPGAHLLVYTASAGDADALYLRMVSQDRASILLTTWGSCESDTPPQQLTIEELAFAQATLQGQTVVAASGDDGSSDCLATRGGDGLSVDDPASQPMVTAVGGEQFATPLGPAARPWVWNDQTYAGASGGGLSRVFVEPPYQHGVYAGVRGVHQLCHLRAGCRLVPDVAMIAVGGEIDVPRGGWTLLGGTSLAASVFAAGLAEVEAHASARLGLINPWLYRLSNHGRVFLPVRRGGNDFRHLHPGRFLAGGRFSLATGLGTPNFALLTRALADWRDGRSGDATDWVRTSATLHLREVSGRF, encoded by the coding sequence ATCAACCAACGGGGAGCTTCTGGGACGATGACGGTACAGTTCGACGTCGTACTCAAACCGCGGGATCAACGTCAGCTCTTCGCCGCTGCCTGGCTCCGCTCGCAGCAGCCACCAGGAAGCTACCTTACCCCTGCGCAATTTGGTCAGCGCTATGCTCCGACACCGGCCAAGCAAGACCTTGTCAGTGACTACTTCCAGGACTACGGCTTGGTGACGGGAGCTCCTTGGGCTGGTGGTTTGGTGATGCCCGTCGCGGGTACGGTAGCCGATGCATCAGCTGCCCTCGGGGTCGCCTTTGACCAAGTACATCTTTCGGGGGGTAGGAGTGTCGTTGTCGCCGACGCCTACCCCAAGCTGCCCGAAGCGATCGATGACCTTGTCGATGGGGTCACTGGCCTCTTTGCCAATGGTTACTTCCCGGTGACCCCCAAAGGTGTGCGAGCGAACAGATCGCTCACCTGTTCTGGACTCAGTCAAAAGAACACGCCGAGCGGTGGCTTTTCGCCAGCGGTAGTTGCGAAGTATTATCACCTGTCGCGGGCACGACTACCGCACCCGGTCACCGTCGGGATCGCCGAGTTTGGGAGCGTGACACCCTCGTTGGATCAGAGTATCGCTCGCTTCGCCCGCTGTCTGGGAGAACCAGTACATCTAGCGACCGTTGCAGTCGATGGCGGCTCCGACAACACCAGCTATGCGCACCTTGAGGAGATGGCACTTGACATCGAGACGTTGATCGCCTACGCTCCTGGGGCACATCTGCTGGTCTATACCGCGAGTGCTGGTGATGCTGATGCGTTGTACCTGCGCATGGTGAGTCAGGACCGCGCCAGCATTCTTCTGACCACGTGGGGATCCTGCGAGAGCGATACCCCACCCCAACAGCTCACGATCGAAGAGCTGGCCTTTGCACAGGCCACACTGCAGGGACAGACGGTAGTGGCGGCGAGTGGTGATGATGGGTCATCGGATTGTCTCGCCACGAGGGGTGGAGATGGGCTCTCGGTCGACGATCCTGCCTCGCAGCCGATGGTGACTGCGGTCGGTGGCGAGCAGTTTGCCACCCCACTAGGCCCCGCCGCTCGACCTTGGGTGTGGAATGATCAGACTTACGCTGGCGCGAGCGGTGGGGGGCTCTCTCGGGTCTTTGTCGAGCCGCCCTACCAGCACGGTGTCTACGCTGGTGTAAGAGGAGTCCACCAACTCTGTCATCTCAGGGCGGGTTGCCGGCTTGTTCCCGATGTCGCGATGATAGCGGTTGGTGGAGAGATCGATGTACCGAGAGGCGGATGGACCTTGTTGGGGGGTACGAGCCTGGCGGCATCCGTCTTCGCAGCTGGTCTCGCCGAGGTCGAGGCCCATGCCTCCGCAAGACTCGGACTCATCAACCCTTGGCTCTATCGCCTTTCCAATCATGGTCGGGTCTTCCTCCCGGTGCGCCGGGGAGGTAACGATTTTCGGCATCTCCACCCAGGTCGATTCCTGGCGGGTGGCCGCTTCAGCCTGGCGACGGGGCTTGGAACACCGAATTTTGCTCTGCTCACCCGCGCACTTGCCGACTGGAGGGATGGACGGAGTGGGGATGCAACGGATTGGGTTCGCACGTCAGCGACACTGCATCTCCGTGAAGTCTCGGGCAGGTTCTAA